Genomic segment of Chloroflexota bacterium:
TTGGCTGGCCTACCTTCCGCCGCGGGCGGCGGGATGGATCGAGAATCCGAATTACTTCGAGCCGCTATTGCGCGACGGTGCCTCGGCGCTCTTCCGCATCCGGCCCGAGTTTCTGGCCATTGAATCGCCGCCCGATCCTGCGTCGTTCGAGGCCTTGCGCCAGGCGGTGCCGCCGTCGGCGACGGTGTATCTGTCGCCGTCGATCGGCTACCTGGGGTGGGTGCGGGCCGCGTCGGTGCTGTCCCACGCGCAACTGCTCGGCGAGGTGCGCGTGTTCGGTGAACACCTGCGGCCCGGCTTCGACACCCAGCCGCTCGGTGGTCGCACGCCGGATCTCGTGGTCACCTCGGCGCGCCTCGCGCCGTCGGCTTTTCCGCCCGGCCGGCGAACGCCGATCTGGTCAAACGATGATTTCGCGGTCTACGCCCCGGGCGGTACCGTGCCGCCGATCATGCCCGCGGCCGAGACGCTGCTAAGCGTGCGGATGTCGTCGGTGAGCATCGATGACGGTCGGCTGGCGTTTACCGCGACGCTGGCGGACGATGCGGCGCGGCGCTGGACCGGCCAGGATTGGGTGATCCTGGCGGCTGACGACTCGCCGTGGGCGTTGCCGCGCGACCTCGGGACCGACGGGCGCAGCTATCTGGCGGCGCAGTGGTTCGTCGGGCAATTCCATCCGGGTCAGGGAGTGATTAGCAAGCGGTACGTGTTCGACGCCCGCGCGGCGAGCCTGTCCCTGGAGGTCGAAGAGGGACGTTTCGTTCCCCTGGAGACGTCTGACAGCGGGCTCGGCCCCGGCGTGTGGACGCTCGCGCTGCGGCTGCGACACAACTGGACGGAGGCCGCTCTAATCCCGGTGGTGCGCCTCACGATCGCCGAAGATGGCGCGGCGACCTTTGCGGTCTTCGAGGACGCGCTCGGCGTGACGCCCATTCCATAGGCTCGCCCTCGATGGGTGGTACGCGCCGTGCCGGTTCCGCCGCCTCAAGTACCCTCGCCACGAAACCTCGCCGCAAATCGGACGCTGTCGTGAGCGAGATCCGCATCGGCCTCATAGGATTCGGCGCGTGGACGCGCAGCGCCTATGTCCCGGCGCTTCGCTTGGACGGTCGCGCCACGGTGACGGCGGTGGCGGCGCCCAGCGCCGAAACTCGTAGCCGGGCCATTGCGGAGCTTGGGCCGGAGATCGCCGTGTTTGCCTCGGCGCCCGAACTCGTGGCCGCCGCCGACCTGGACGCCGTCACGGTCGCGGTTCCCGATCGGGCGCACGAGCCGGTGCTGGCGGACGCGCTGGCGTCAGGCCTGCCGCTCCTGTTCGAGCCGCCCGTGGCTTCCGACCGGCCCGGGGTGGAACGCATGCTGGAGTCGCTCCGCGACGCGCCGCAACTCGTGCATCCCGACCTCGAGCTCTCCTACCTGCCCGTCGTCGCGCACCTGCGCGAGGCGCTGGACGCCGGCGCGATCGGTCGGCCGCGAACCGCGAGCGTGCGGCTCCAAGCCGGGTGGGGCCATCCGCCGCGGCACGAGCTGAGCGTGGTGCACATGCTGGCCGGGTGGTATCTCGACATGCTGGACCGCGCGCTCGGCCGCACGGCGCGCCGTGTACTGGTGCTCAACGGCGACGACGCACCGGGGCTGATGCAGTCGCGCGCCGTCGCTCACCTGGACTACGGCGACGTACTGGGCACGTTCCAAATCAACATCGGAGCGGTCGGGCCGCTGCGCATCGACCTGGAGGTCAACGGCGTCGACGGCGACATCGTCTGCGATCCGCTGGCGGGCGCCTGGCGCCTGCGCACGCGGGAGTTTCCCCACTGGCGCCTGGCGCGTCAGCCGGCGCTGGAACCGCCGGCCGGGTGGCCCGGCGTCCACGAATGCCTGCGCGCCTTCCTCGACGCCGTCGAACAGGGCGCGACGAATACCGGCATGCGCGACGCGATCATTCGTCAGCATGAGGTCGGCCTAGCCGCCGACCGGTCCTGCGAAACAGGCGCCTGGGAAGACGTCCGGCCGGCCTAGTCTCACCCTTCTGTCATTCCGAGCGCCGCGAGGAATCTAAGGCGCCACCCTTGGTCTT
This window contains:
- a CDS encoding Gfo/Idh/MocA family oxidoreductase is translated as MSEIRIGLIGFGAWTRSAYVPALRLDGRATVTAVAAPSAETRSRAIAELGPEIAVFASAPELVAAADLDAVTVAVPDRAHEPVLADALASGLPLLFEPPVASDRPGVERMLESLRDAPQLVHPDLELSYLPVVAHLREALDAGAIGRPRTASVRLQAGWGHPPRHELSVVHMLAGWYLDMLDRALGRTARRVLVLNGDDAPGLMQSRAVAHLDYGDVLGTFQINIGAVGPLRIDLEVNGVDGDIVCDPLAGAWRLRTREFPHWRLARQPALEPPAGWPGVHECLRAFLDAVEQGATNTGMRDAIIRQHEVGLAADRSCETGAWEDVRPA